The Candidatus Equadaptatus faecalis genome includes a window with the following:
- a CDS encoding undecaprenyl/decaprenyl-phosphate alpha-N-acetylglucosaminyl 1-phosphate transferase, whose product MFYRYLFPLISFFWGLAGTSVSIALAKKFRLVDVPGGRKKHSGIMPRGAGIVLWSGYLLWALFVGNMGVEVPFIATGASLIFIVGYMDDMHPLPPLLRLCFQLCAAVCASYALPLPLWQRLLFVFWITGMTNAYNLVDGMDGLCLTLSLITVLAAFSAGGSSVWLMLAALIFGVLLWNFPFPKTFLGDGGSTLLGFVCASHFAWNFFPDFFGRSLVNSCMCLFLAGGAPVIDTLSVMTRRIISKKSPFLPDRKHAHHKLQDAGLSKFCTLFVLAAIHFAILCAGFSLLGIRLFPRVY is encoded by the coding sequence TTGTTTTACAGATATCTCTTTCCGTTAATAAGTTTTTTCTGGGGGCTCGCAGGCACCTCTGTTTCGATTGCCCTGGCAAAAAAATTCAGGCTTGTTGACGTTCCCGGAGGAAGAAAGAAACACAGCGGCATTATGCCGCGCGGTGCCGGCATAGTTCTTTGGAGCGGGTATCTGCTTTGGGCGCTTTTTGTCGGTAATATGGGAGTCGAAGTCCCGTTTATCGCTACTGGTGCCTCTCTGATTTTTATTGTCGGCTATATGGACGACATGCACCCGCTTCCGCCTCTGCTCAGGCTTTGTTTTCAGCTGTGCGCAGCCGTGTGCGCTTCATACGCGCTCCCGCTTCCGCTATGGCAGAGACTGCTTTTTGTATTTTGGATCACGGGCATGACGAACGCCTACAATCTTGTTGACGGAATGGACGGCTTGTGTCTTACGCTGTCGCTGATTACGGTGCTTGCCGCTTTTTCGGCGGGAGGCAGTTCCGTGTGGCTTATGCTGGCGGCGCTTATTTTCGGAGTTCTGCTTTGGAATTTTCCGTTCCCGAAGACGTTTTTAGGCGACGGAGGGAGCACTTTGCTCGGTTTTGTATGTGCTTCGCATTTCGCGTGGAACTTTTTCCCCGATTTCTTCGGCCGCAGTCTTGTCAACAGCTGCATGTGCCTGTTTCTTGCAGGCGGTGCGCCGGTTATTGACACGCTTTCGGTTATGACGCGGCGCATTATTTCAAAGAAATCACCGTTTCTTCCTGACAGGAAGCATGCCCACCACAAGCTGCAGGACGCGGGGCTTTCAAAATTCTGTACGCTCTTTGTGCTTGCCGCGATACATTTTGCAATTTTGTGCGCCGGTTTCAGTCTGCTCGGAATAAGACTGTTCCCGCGCGTATATTAA
- a CDS encoding flagellar biosynthesis protein FliR, which produces MGFLSGIPRVNLQAFVAVALFVLSLFISRIVVNIGSGKWPGGAAFLFYLRMLLGFVFAASIALGIYSFMGICVI; this is translated from the coding sequence ATGGGGTTTCTTTCGGGGATTCCGAGGGTTAATCTTCAGGCGTTTGTTGCTGTCGCGCTGTTTGTGTTGTCGCTTTTTATCTCGCGTATTGTAGTGAATATCGGCAGCGGCAAATGGCCCGGCGGAGCCGCGTTTCTGTTTTATCTCCGCATGCTTCTTGGTTTTGTTTTTGCCGCGTCGATAGCTCTCGGCATATATTCTTTCATGGGAATTTGCGTTATATGA
- the upp gene encoding uracil phosphoribosyltransferase, with amino-acid sequence MKIALASDHAGFGLKEELKVFLQEKNIETVDCGTASGELSVDYPDFGFKAAEMVSARKVDSAVICCGTGIGMSIAANKVKGVRAALCHDHFTAVMSRRHNNANALILGSRVTGSGLAKEILEVWLAEDFEGARHAGRLDKIAAYEEDHFTKLPWEEKKVSGRTIVLNHPLVCHKVGIMRNKSTSSKDFRDLVQEIAGLMTYEITRNLPLEEVEIETPLAKTKVLSLSGKKLAIVPILRAGLGMVDGILKVIPNAKVGHVGLYRDPKTLKPVEYYCKLPNDISERDIFVVDPMLATGGSSADAVSSIKQRGGKKISLVCLIGAPEGVKKFHEVHPDVDIYIAALDSHLNDHGYIVPGLGDAGDRLFGTK; translated from the coding sequence ATGAAAATTGCACTGGCTTCTGATCATGCAGGTTTTGGACTCAAGGAGGAACTGAAAGTTTTTCTTCAGGAGAAAAATATTGAGACTGTTGACTGCGGAACGGCTTCAGGCGAACTGAGCGTGGATTATCCCGATTTCGGCTTTAAGGCTGCCGAGATGGTTTCAGCGCGCAAGGTTGATTCCGCGGTTATATGCTGCGGCACGGGAATAGGAATGAGTATCGCTGCCAACAAGGTCAAGGGTGTACGCGCCGCGCTGTGCCACGACCATTTTACAGCCGTAATGAGCCGCCGGCACAATAACGCCAACGCTCTTATTTTGGGAAGCCGCGTTACCGGCTCCGGTCTTGCAAAGGAAATTCTTGAGGTTTGGCTCGCCGAAGATTTCGAGGGCGCGCGCCATGCGGGACGGCTTGACAAAATCGCAGCCTACGAAGAAGACCATTTTACAAAGCTGCCGTGGGAAGAAAAGAAAGTTTCCGGCCGTACAATCGTTTTAAATCATCCTCTTGTCTGCCACAAGGTAGGCATTATGAGAAACAAAAGTACGTCTTCAAAGGATTTCAGGGATCTTGTTCAGGAAATAGCCGGACTTATGACCTACGAAATTACGCGCAACCTGCCGCTTGAAGAGGTCGAGATCGAAACCCCTCTTGCAAAGACAAAAGTTTTATCGCTTTCGGGCAAGAAGCTTGCCATAGTTCCTATTCTTCGCGCAGGGCTTGGAATGGTTGATGGAATTCTCAAGGTCATTCCGAATGCCAAGGTCGGACACGTCGGACTTTACAGGGATCCCAAGACGCTCAAGCCCGTTGAGTATTACTGCAAGCTCCCGAACGACATTTCGGAACGCGATATTTTTGTCGTTGACCCGATGCTTGCAACAGGCGGTTCTTCTGCCGATGCGGTTTCTTCAATTAAGCAGCGCGGCGGTAAAAAAATATCGCTTGTATGTCTCATAGGTGCGCCCGAGGGCGTGAAGAAATTCCACGAAGTTCATCCTGACGTTGACATTTACATTGCTGCGCTTGATTCGCATCTCAACGACCACGGCTATATAGTCCCCGGTCTCGGCGATGCCGGAGACAGGCTTTTCGGTACGAAATAA